In a genomic window of Primulina huaijiensis isolate GDHJ02 chromosome 10, ASM1229523v2, whole genome shotgun sequence:
- the LOC140986571 gene encoding uncharacterized protein, translating into MAGLRMNSLKSNIFMASIDEYNKQDILNITGFSIGTLPFRYLGIPIAAKRLCAVDYTDLIDNSGGLSIAYHYFVGSKGVWPWKPLLAKSCILPKHRFVLWLIAHSKLMTRDRMGFLPDRSCVLCKDDLETVHHLFFSCKISKIIWNNVCNWLDMRKNMATPNSILTAFRNNYKGTSTLAKMRITALSATVYQVWNLRNRVIFDNETPNVDAIFMKIKIHTYRCVPEATNVLM; encoded by the exons ATGGCTGGTCTTCGCATGAATTCCTTGAAATCTAACATATTTATGGCTAGCATTGATGAGTATAACAAGCAAGATATCTTGAACATCACTGGCTTCTCGATTGGGACACTACCTTTTCGATATCTTGGGATACCAATTGCGGCGAAGAGATTATGTGCAGTAGACTATACTGATCTTATTGACAAC AGTGGGGGCCTCTCAATAGCATATCACTACTTCGTGGGCTCAAAAGGTGTGTGGCCGTGGAAACCACTGTTGGCTAAGAGTTGCATCCTACCGAAACATCGATTTGTTCTTTGGTTGATTGCCCACTCGAAGCTTATGACACGGGATAGAATGGGCTTTCTTCCAGATCGTAGCTGTGTTCTTTGCAAGGATGATCTTGAAACGGTACATCACTTATTCTTCTCTTGCAAAATTTCGAAGATTATTTGGAATAATGTTTGCAATTGGCTTGACATGAGGAAGAACATGGCAACTCCGAATTCAATACTTACAGCCTTCCGAAACAACTACAAAGGGACATCCACTTTAGCGAAAATGAGAATCACAGCACTATCCGCAACAGTTTACCAGGTTTGGAATCTTCGGAACAGGGTAATTTTCGACAATGAGACACCTAATGTTGATGCCATTTTCATGAAGATTAAGATTCATACATACCGTTGTGTTCCAGAAGCGACTAATGTGTTGATGTAG
- the LOC140986920 gene encoding COP9 signalosome complex subunit 3: protein MNLHMNSVESVVAQIQGLSGDINELTQLSSFLKQSEELLHTESSRLAPLLNELDPSIHSLGYLYILDACTSVPVSKEQVNEIVLSISKFINFCAAEQIRLAPDKFISVCKRFKDQVMLLQDPMRGVAPMLTALRKLRSSSEHLTTLHPDYLLLCLLSKCYKSGLSILEDDIFEVEQPRDLLLYCYYGGIICIGQKQYPKAMELLHNVVTAPMSIISAIAVEAYKKYILVSLVHLGQFSTSFPKYTSSAAQRNLKNFSQPYLELVNSYSTGRISELETFVQANKDKFESDKNLGLVKQVVSSMYKRNIQRLTQTYLTLSLQDIANTVQLNSPKEAEMHVLQMIQDGEIYATINQKDGMVRFLEDPEQYRTCEMIERIDSSIRRAMTLSKKVTTMNELMSCDLSYLGKAGKEQKRFDFDDFDNVPSKFNI, encoded by the exons ATGAATCTGCACATGAACTCGGTGGAATCGGTGGTTGCTCAAATCCAAGGGCTTTCCGGCGACATCAACGAGCTAACTCAGCTCTCCAGCTTCTTAAAACAATCCGAAGAGTTGCTTCACACTGAATCGAGTCGGCTCGCTCCTCTACTTAACGAACTCGACCCGTCGATACACTCCCTTGGCTACCTCTACATCCT GGATGCGTGCACTTCGGTGCCAGTTTCGAAAGAACAAGTCAATGAGATTGTGCTTTCCATATCCAAGTTTATAAATTTCTGTGCTGCAGAGCAAATTCGGTTGGCACCTGATAAAT TCATATCTGTTTGTAAAAGGTTTAAGGACCAAGTTATGCTTCTTCAAGATCCCATGCGAGGTGTGGCTCCAATGTTGACAGCTCTGCGGAAGCTTCGGTCGTCATCTGAACATTTAACAACTTTACATCCAGATTATCTTCTTCTATGTTTATTGTCCAAGTGCTATAAATCTGGTCTTTCCATTTTGGAAGATGACATATTTGAGGTTGAGCAACCACGCGATCTTCTACTTTATTGCTATTATGG GGGTATAATATGCATTGGACAAAAGCAATATCCGAAAGCTATGGAGCTACTGCACAAT GTTGTAACTGCACCTATGTCCATTATAAGTGCTATAGCAGTTGAAGCATACAAAAAATACATACTGGTGTCTCTCGTTCATCTTGGGCAG TTCTCGACCAGTTTCCCCAAGTATACTTCTTCAGCCGCCCAAAGGAATCTGAAAAACTTTTCTCAG CCATACCTTGAGTTGGTGAATAGTTATAGTACTGGAAGAATATCAGAGCTTGAGACTTTTGTTCAGGCTAACAAGGACAAATTTGAAAGT GACAAGAATCTTGGGTTGGTGAAACAAGTAGTGTCCTCTATGTATAAACGCAATATTCAGAGGTTGACACAGACATACCTAACGCTCTCCCTCCAAGATATAGCAAATACTGTCCAACTAAATAGTCCCAAGGAGGCTGAGATGCATGTACTTCAAATG ATCCAAGATGGTGAAATTTATGCCACAATTAACCAGAAGGATGGGATGGTTAGATTCCTGGAGGATCCTGAGCAATACAGAACTTGTGAGATGATTGAACGAATTGACTCCTCAATCCGGAG GGCTATGACGCTCTCAAAGAAGGTAACGACCATGAATGAACTCATGTCATGCGATCTTTCTTACCTTGGGAAG GCTGGAAAAGAGCAGAAGagatttgattttgatgattttgatAACGTTCCTTCGAAGTTCAACATATGA
- the LOC140986793 gene encoding uncharacterized protein has product MAKSKTKKNKSEVEEDVGKSKSYEALQVKIKTIGENPYKKMAPIIGYFPSGYDPLKNHNNSESEAEENHSVKVYKSLNTRNPKKPRMQLVVRDDGSQVNFVGTSYSGEAATPQLCNYALGVLDKETGVLKIVPIAANRIFRLEPKIGESEQPENEFHQVEETAEKRAGKLRTLTVMYSTKTNIRRDLKLDTLRQTEDPETQQGLDNKLKEIKINKEALQAIASTTNARNIPPYDLGATTSDMAYPLNKIIFEGEWDYLLDIFEHTQAGSEVNPDVYPSFVCNRIQKLKEVEDEEEKRQMAGILSYITHLIKFKDRNSMDGVSSAKRHKFPSIFSQKFSSMFGSNQRRIPDEKQQLLISYVLVLSMFADNFRSDPSDIAKDLRMNSISLRPHYEYLGCKFVRDNKALFATLPLPLEFHTTKRKRRR; this is encoded by the exons ATGGCGAAATCGaaaaccaagaaaaataaatcAGAAGTTGAAGAAGATGTTGGAAAATCGAAAAGCTATGAAGCCCTACAAGTCAAAATCAAGACAATCGGAGAGAACCCGTATAAAAAAATGGCACCAATAATCGGGTACTTTCCATCTGGTTATGATCCGTTGAAGAACCACAACAATTCAGAATCGGAGGCAGAAGAGAATCATTCCGTTAAGGTTTACAAGAGTTTGAACACGCGAAACCCTAAAAAGCCCAGAATGCAGCTGGTGGTGCGGGATGATGGGTCTCAAGTGAATTTCGTGGGCACAAGTTACTCAGGAGAGGCCGCGACACCACAACTGTGTAATTATGCTCTGGGGGTGTTAGATAAGGAGACTGGCGTTTTGAAAATTGTTCCGATTGCTGCCAATAGG ATATTTAGGTTGGAGCCGAAAATCGGAGAGTCAGAGCAGCCTGAAAATGAGTTCCACCAGGTTGAAGAAACGGCTGAGAAGAGGGCCGGTAAACTTAGGACTCTCACTGTCATGTATTCGACAAAGACAAATATTAGACGG GATTTGAAACTTGATACCCTAAGGCAGACAGAGGATCCAGAAACTCAGCAGGGTTTGGACAATAAATTGAAAGAGATCAAGATAAATAAAGAGGCATTACAAGCCATTGCTTCTACAACTAATGCTCGCAATATCCCACCGTATGATTTGGGTGCCACCACATCAGACATGGCATAtccattaaacaaaataatttttgaaggGGAGTGGGACTACCTTCTTGATATCTTTGAACATACACAAGCAGGGTCAGAAGTGAACCCTGATGTTTACCCTAGTTTTGTATGtaacagaattcagaaattgAAAGAAGTTGAG GATGAGGAGGAGAAAAGACAGATGGCTGGCATATTGTCGTACATCACTCATCTCATCAAGTTCAAGGACAGAAATTCCATGGATGGTGTATCATCTGCAAAACGTCACAAGTTTCCCAGTATCTTCTCACAGAAGTTTTCCTCCATGTTTGGTTCAAACCAAAGGAGAATCCCGGATGAAAAACAGCAATTGCTTATTAGTTATGTCCTGGTACTCTCCATGTTTGCTGACAATTTTCGGTCGGACCCTTCGGATATAGCCAAAGATCTTCGGATGAACTCAATCTCATTAAGACCACATTATGAATACTTGGGCTGCAAGTTTGTTCGTGACAATAAAGCGTTGTTTGCGACCCTTCCCCTCCCGCTAGAATTTCATACTACGAAAAGGAAAAGGAGGAGGTAA